A DNA window from Vagococcus penaei contains the following coding sequences:
- the xerD gene encoding site-specific tyrosine recombinase XerD, with protein MNELEEYIHYLKIERGLSENTISSYRRDLEQYLTYLKETNQLNWDQLDRFIILDFLEKLRTDGKSSATIIRMVSSLRKFHQFLRQERFTDIDPMQHIDTPKKKQTLPQTLSVAEVERIIESPDTSTVLGIRDRAILEVMYATGLRVTELITLKLDDLHLSLGLLRTIGKGDKERIVPLGDVAINWINRYLSESRPSLLAHNRRDSPTFLFLNYQGTGFSRQGIWKNLKEYVLTAGITKTVTPHTLRHSFATHLLENGADLRVVQELLGHADISTTQIYTHISKQRMADVYKQYFPRA; from the coding sequence ATGAATGAGCTTGAAGAATATATTCATTATTTAAAAATTGAGCGTGGTCTGTCTGAAAATACTATTTCAAGTTATCGACGAGACTTAGAGCAATATTTGACTTATTTAAAAGAGACTAATCAGCTTAATTGGGACCAGTTAGATCGTTTTATTATTCTTGATTTTTTAGAAAAATTAAGAACAGATGGTAAGTCGTCCGCTACAATTATCAGGATGGTCTCTAGCTTGCGTAAGTTTCATCAGTTTTTAAGACAAGAACGGTTTACAGATATTGATCCTATGCAGCATATTGATACACCAAAAAAAAAGCAAACATTACCCCAAACGTTATCAGTTGCTGAGGTTGAACGGATCATTGAATCGCCTGATACATCAACAGTTTTAGGAATCCGCGACCGAGCGATTTTAGAGGTGATGTATGCGACAGGGCTAAGGGTGACTGAATTAATTACGCTGAAATTAGATGATCTGCATTTGTCTTTGGGACTACTTCGCACAATAGGTAAAGGAGATAAAGAGCGAATTGTTCCTTTGGGCGACGTTGCAATTAATTGGATTAATCGATATCTAAGTGAGTCACGTCCTAGTTTGTTAGCTCACAATCGACGAGACTCACCGACGTTTCTTTTTTTGAATTATCAAGGAACTGGATTTTCACGTCAAGGAATCTGGAAAAATCTGAAAGAATATGTTCTAACGGCTGGAATTACGAAAACTGTTACACCACACACTCTGCGCCATAGTTTTGCAACTCATTTACTTGAGAACGGAGCTGATTTACGGGTTGTTCAAGAGTTGCTCGGGCATGCGGATATTTCGACAACCCAAATTTATACGCATATTAGTAAGCAGCGTATGGCTGATGTTTATAAACAGTATTTCCCGCGTGCATAG
- a CDS encoding Fur family transcriptional regulator — MEQTLTALNKVKKKLHEANYKLTPQREATVLVLLENEKDHLSAEEIYMLVKLKTPDIGLATVYRTLEMLTDLNILNKVNFDDGLSRYDMRKDGAKHFHHHLLCVECGAIEEIEEDLLDDVEKIVERDYRFKVTDHRLTFHGICYHCQVSKN; from the coding sequence GTGGAGCAAACATTAACTGCTTTAAATAAAGTCAAAAAAAAACTACATGAAGCAAATTATAAGTTAACGCCTCAACGTGAAGCGACTGTGCTGGTTTTGTTAGAAAATGAAAAAGACCATTTGTCTGCTGAAGAAATCTATATGTTAGTTAAATTAAAAACGCCTGATATTGGGTTAGCGACAGTTTATCGGACATTAGAAATGTTGACTGATTTAAATATTTTGAATAAAGTAAATTTTGATGACGGATTATCACGGTATGATATGCGAAAAGATGGTGCCAAACATTTTCATCATCATCTATTATGTGTCGAATGTGGTGCAATTGAAGAAATTGAAGAGGATTTATTGGATGATGTTGAAAAAATTGTGGAGCGTGATTACCGATTTAAGGTTACAGATCATCGTTTAACGTTTCATGGAATTTGTTATCATTGTCAAGTAAGTAAAAATTAA
- a CDS encoding S1 RNA-binding domain-containing protein, with protein sequence MEELLGNVWQGLITDENDTHYFVQKNGMTFSLDKTEEEQFAIGDMVEGFGYRNQQDTLKFTTKLPHVRKGVFGFAKVVATRKDLGAFVDIGLPDKEVVLSIDELPTMKELWPKKGDHVLVMLTVDDKSRLWVTLADDKQFLAMSRPATAEAMHNKDVRGIVYRLKLVGTYFITSDYYIGFIHPSERFVEPRLGEEVAGRVIGVRPDGVLNVSLKPRAHEVISSDAEMILTFLKRSPEHKIKFTDKSSPEDIKQMFAISKGQFKRALGNLLKNGLIKQDDEYTYLIESVDSSEE encoded by the coding sequence ATGGAAGAATTATTAGGGAATGTGTGGCAAGGTCTTATTACTGATGAGAATGACACGCATTATTTTGTTCAAAAAAATGGGATGACATTTAGTTTGGACAAAACAGAAGAAGAACAATTTGCAATTGGTGATATGGTTGAAGGTTTTGGGTATCGAAATCAGCAAGATACTTTAAAATTCACAACGAAGTTACCTCATGTCAGAAAAGGTGTTTTTGGATTTGCAAAAGTGGTTGCTACTAGAAAAGATTTAGGTGCCTTTGTTGATATTGGCTTACCGGATAAAGAGGTAGTTTTATCGATTGATGAGCTACCAACAATGAAAGAGCTTTGGCCTAAGAAAGGCGATCACGTATTAGTTATGTTAACTGTTGATGACAAGTCACGTCTATGGGTCACTTTAGCTGATGACAAACAATTTTTAGCTATGTCACGTCCAGCGACGGCTGAAGCAATGCATAATAAAGATGTTCGAGGCATTGTTTATCGTCTAAAATTGGTAGGAACTTATTTTATTACGAGTGACTATTACATTGGCTTCATTCACCCGTCTGAGCGTTTTGTTGAACCGCGTTTGGGCGAGGAAGTGGCTGGACGAGTAATTGGTGTTCGTCCAGATGGTGTGTTAAATGTATCGTTAAAACCACGTGCGCACGAAGTGATTTCGTCTGATGCTGAAATGATTCTGACTTTCTTAAAACGGTCACCAGAGCATAAAATAAAATTTACGGATAAGTCATCACCAGAAGATATTAAACAAATGTTCGCAATTAGTAAAGGCCAATTTAAACGAGCTTTGGGCAATTTATTGAAAAATGGTTTAATTAAACAAGATGATGAGTATACCTATTTAATTGAATCAGTGGATTCTTCAGAAGAGTAG
- a CDS encoding GNAT family N-acetyltransferase — MFKKITLTELSDIYLTFMVNDFPADELKPLALIQKLMKQGRYACYILEKENECLGYACFVWQDEKFKLLDYFAVNPKYRGQGIGSQMITWMKDQRIADTIILECEDPIVATTTEEKSIRERRLDFYFKNGAIKTSLQYNLLGVEFVILTLTIQARPDFDLNHYLISLYHMINPKLLSEL, encoded by the coding sequence ATGTTTAAAAAAATTACGCTTACTGAATTATCGGATATTTATCTGACTTTTATGGTCAATGACTTTCCAGCAGATGAGTTGAAGCCGCTTGCTTTAATTCAAAAATTAATGAAACAAGGCAGGTATGCATGTTATATTTTAGAAAAAGAAAACGAGTGTCTAGGCTACGCATGTTTTGTTTGGCAAGATGAAAAATTCAAGTTACTTGATTATTTTGCGGTTAATCCAAAATATCGAGGACAAGGTATTGGGAGTCAGATGATTACTTGGATGAAAGACCAACGCATTGCAGATACGATTATTTTGGAGTGTGAAGATCCGATTGTGGCTACAACTACCGAGGAAAAATCTATCAGAGAGCGACGACTAGATTTTTATTTTAAAAATGGAGCCATTAAAACATCTCTACAGTATAATTTATTAGGTGTCGAGTTTGTTATTTTGACATTGACCATTCAAGCAAGACCGGATTTTGATTTGAATCACTATTTAATTTCTTTATATCACATGATAAATCCTAAATTATTAAGTGAATTATGA
- a CDS encoding MFS transporter: MENKKTMLYLAIMNLFLVFLGVGLIVPVLPMLQKEMGLTGTTMGALVAVLAFSQLLASPIAGYISDKFGRKKLIVAGMFVFALSEVIFGLGQNVAWLYFSRFLGGIAAALIMPSVTAYVADITTLEERPKAMGLVSAAISGGFIIGPGLGGFIAHFGIRVPFFVAGFLAVLGGLMAMFVLKEYEKKIVRDHTTPKGSFMETLKNPIFAFPFVIILISSFGLQAFESIYSVMASINFGFSTAEIAMLITVSGVLALIFQLAFFDPIVRKIGEVGLIRISFLASAIFIGVIAVNHNKWVVAVSTFVVFLAFDMLRPAITTYLSRHAGDNQGTINGLNSTFTSFGNILGPMASGILFDINHFYPYYVSALILLFTTMLSMFWKKTTN; the protein is encoded by the coding sequence ATGGAAAATAAAAAAACAATGTTGTATTTAGCTATTATGAATTTATTTTTAGTTTTTTTAGGTGTCGGCTTGATTGTACCAGTATTACCGATGCTACAAAAAGAGATGGGGCTGACCGGAACCACTATGGGCGCCTTGGTGGCAGTGCTAGCTTTTTCTCAATTACTTGCTTCACCTATCGCAGGTTATATATCAGATAAATTTGGTCGTAAAAAATTGATTGTTGCAGGGATGTTCGTTTTTGCTCTTTCTGAAGTTATTTTTGGTTTAGGGCAAAATGTTGCGTGGCTATATTTTTCGCGTTTTTTAGGCGGAATTGCAGCAGCATTAATTATGCCGTCGGTTACAGCTTATGTGGCTGATATTACGACACTAGAGGAACGTCCTAAAGCAATGGGACTAGTATCCGCTGCGATTAGTGGTGGTTTTATCATAGGACCTGGTCTGGGTGGCTTTATTGCTCATTTTGGCATTCGTGTACCTTTCTTTGTAGCCGGATTTTTAGCTGTTTTAGGTGGTTTAATGGCAATGTTTGTTCTTAAAGAGTATGAGAAGAAAATTGTTCGTGATCATACAACACCTAAGGGTTCATTTATGGAAACGTTAAAAAATCCAATCTTTGCATTTCCGTTTGTCATTATTTTAATTTCAAGTTTTGGATTACAAGCATTTGAGTCAATTTATAGTGTGATGGCATCGATTAACTTTGGCTTTTCAACTGCAGAGATAGCTATGTTAATAACGGTTAGTGGTGTACTAGCCTTGATTTTTCAGTTAGCTTTCTTTGATCCAATCGTTCGTAAAATTGGTGAAGTTGGTTTAATTCGTATTTCTTTCCTAGCTAGTGCTATTTTTATTGGTGTTATAGCAGTCAATCATAATAAATGGGTCGTGGCTGTTAGTACATTCGTTGTATTTTTAGCGTTTGATATGCTACGTCCAGCAATTACGACCTATTTATCACGTCATGCTGGAGATAACCAGGGAACAATTAATGGCTTAAACTCAACATTTACAAGTTTTGGTAATATTCTTGGACCAATGGCTTCTGGGATTTTATTTGATATTAATCATTTCTATCCATATTATGTTTCTGCATTGATTTTATTATTTACAACAATGCTATCAATGTTTTGGAAAAAAACAACCAATTAA
- a CDS encoding MFS transporter gives MSEKKFHVNLAVLATGMMAFAGVLIETAMNVTFPTLMDQFQISTSQVQWVTTIYLLMISIVVPLSSFLIKNFSKRQLFIVSSLFFILGVLVNAYSVNFSMLLLGRILQGVATGIALPLMFNIILTRVPLEKRGMMIGIGNLTTSIAPAMGPTYGGILTTQLDWTYIYKFLIPILIVSTIIGLYAIPKEPVSKTDKINGSAVLYLSVMFTGLLCFFSYATSIIGWVALAIGIIGAILFYQSNKLKTLLNLVVFKNKIFTIYLISFLVYQGLLLGVSFILPNFIQIVGDVPASEAGMMMFPGALVGALFAPVSGKILDKIGFKKPIGLGCSLAIIGWSLLIAIIHTASVPLIILSHVIFMIGVGLSYSNVMTVGLSSITKELQNDGNAIFSTLQQFMGAVATSFVAIIVGIFQSTATNKVIGTSQGSIVALICLLVLLVISSLFVLKTFKNLT, from the coding sequence ATGTCAGAAAAAAAATTTCACGTTAACCTAGCTGTATTAGCAACGGGGATGATGGCTTTTGCAGGAGTTTTAATTGAAACAGCAATGAATGTTACCTTTCCAACGTTGATGGATCAGTTTCAAATTAGCACATCGCAAGTGCAATGGGTGACGACAATCTATTTATTAATGATTTCAATTGTTGTTCCGTTATCATCATTTTTAATTAAAAATTTTAGTAAGCGCCAATTATTTATAGTATCTAGTCTGTTTTTTATCTTAGGTGTTTTAGTTAACGCTTACTCAGTTAATTTTTCGATGTTACTTTTAGGTAGAATTTTACAAGGGGTTGCTACAGGGATTGCATTACCTCTAATGTTTAACATTATTTTAACTCGTGTCCCACTTGAAAAGCGTGGCATGATGATTGGTATTGGAAATTTGACGACGTCAATTGCACCTGCAATGGGTCCAACGTATGGTGGGATTTTAACAACACAGCTTGATTGGACTTACATTTATAAGTTTCTAATTCCAATTTTGATTGTATCGACTATTATTGGTTTATATGCTATTCCTAAAGAACCAGTTAGTAAAACAGATAAAATTAATGGTTCAGCAGTGTTGTATCTTTCTGTGATGTTTACTGGCCTATTATGCTTCTTTAGTTATGCAACATCAATTATTGGGTGGGTTGCGTTAGCAATTGGTATTATTGGGGCCATTCTTTTCTATCAATCCAATAAATTAAAAACATTACTTAATCTAGTTGTTTTTAAAAATAAAATTTTTACTATTTATTTAATTTCTTTTTTAGTTTATCAAGGATTGTTACTAGGGGTATCATTTATTTTACCTAATTTCATTCAAATTGTAGGTGATGTTCCTGCATCTGAAGCTGGAATGATGATGTTTCCAGGTGCTTTGGTAGGTGCTCTGTTTGCACCAGTTTCAGGTAAAATATTAGATAAAATTGGTTTTAAAAAACCAATAGGATTAGGGTGTTCGTTAGCAATCATCGGTTGGTCATTATTAATTGCCATTATTCACACTGCAAGTGTTCCACTAATTATTTTATCTCATGTTATCTTTATGATAGGTGTCGGCTTGTCTTATAGTAATGTTATGACAGTTGGTCTTTCTTCAATTACAAAAGAGTTACAAAATGATGGTAATGCTATTTTTAGTACACTACAACAATTTATGGGTGCTGTTGCAACATCGTTTGTGGCAATTATTGTCGGTATCTTTCAAAGTACGGCTACAAACAAAGTCATTGGAACAAGTCAAGGATCCATTGTCGCTTTAATTTGTTTATTAGTTTTACTTGTTATTAGCTCGCTATTTGTGCTAAAAACATTTAAAAACTTAACTTAA
- the rlmN gene encoding 23S rRNA (adenine(2503)-C(2))-methyltransferase RlmN: MKPSIYNLTQQELADWLVKNGEKKFRVTQLWDWLYVKRVQAFTEMTNLSKELIRRLTEEFSVNPLQEVVAQESSDGTVKYLFELEDKHMIETVLMRHQYGLSVCVTTQIGCNIGCTFCASGLLKKQRNLTTGEIVAQIMQVQHYLDEKSQNERVSHIVVMGIGEPFDNYDAVMNFLYIMNDPKGLAIGARHMTVSTSGIVPKIKQFADNGLQVNLAISLHAPNNDVRTAIMRINKAYPLEKLMDAVDYYLAKTNRRITFEYIMLSHVNDRIEHARELAQLLHNKKKLVYVNLIPYNPVDEHDNYQRSQSDDILAFYQELKRHGINCVIRQEHGTDIDAACGQLRSKQMKKMK; the protein is encoded by the coding sequence ATGAAACCATCAATTTATAATTTAACCCAACAAGAACTGGCTGACTGGTTAGTAAAAAACGGTGAGAAAAAATTTCGAGTCACGCAATTATGGGACTGGCTATATGTTAAACGCGTGCAGGCTTTTACAGAAATGACTAACCTATCTAAAGAATTGATTCGTCGCTTAACAGAGGAATTCAGCGTAAATCCTTTACAAGAGGTTGTTGCTCAAGAATCTTCAGATGGTACAGTTAAATACCTGTTCGAACTGGAAGATAAGCATATGATTGAAACTGTTTTAATGCGTCATCAATATGGTTTGTCTGTTTGTGTAACGACACAGATTGGCTGTAATATTGGCTGTACATTTTGTGCAAGTGGTTTACTGAAAAAACAACGTAATTTAACGACTGGTGAAATTGTGGCTCAAATTATGCAAGTCCAACATTACTTAGATGAAAAATCACAAAATGAACGGGTTAGTCACATAGTGGTCATGGGAATAGGTGAACCTTTTGATAACTATGATGCTGTAATGAATTTTTTATATATTATGAATGATCCAAAAGGCTTAGCAATTGGGGCCAGACATATGACAGTTTCGACCAGTGGTATTGTACCAAAAATTAAACAGTTTGCTGATAATGGATTGCAGGTTAATCTGGCAATTTCATTACATGCTCCTAATAATGACGTTCGAACAGCGATTATGCGGATTAATAAAGCTTATCCATTGGAAAAATTGATGGATGCTGTTGATTATTATTTAGCTAAAACGAATCGACGTATTACATTTGAATATATCATGTTATCACATGTTAATGATCGTATAGAACACGCACGTGAATTAGCACAATTACTGCATAATAAGAAAAAATTAGTCTATGTTAATTTAATTCCTTATAATCCAGTTGATGAGCATGATAATTATCAGCGAAGTCAATCAGATGATATTTTGGCTTTTTATCAAGAATTGAAACGACATGGAATCAACTGTGTAATTCGTCAAGAACATGGTACTGATATTGATGCTGCTTGTGGTCAGCTAAGAAGTAAACAAATGAAAAAAATGAAGTAG
- the cmk gene encoding (d)CMP kinase translates to MKKTVQIAIDGPASAGKSTVAKILAKQLGFVYCDTGAMYRSLTLAALQKEIPLEDEEALLNLLNHLEITFKQLADGQHVYLNDEDVTLAIRSIEVTKSVSEVSAFKQIREEMVKRQKTFSLSDSIIMDGRDIGTVVLPNADLKIFLVASVEERAERRFKENQAKGIPADFDEIKKDIAWRDNYDSTRKNSPLVQAKDAVLLDTTGLSINDVVNKILDLAKDLI, encoded by the coding sequence ATGAAAAAAACTGTTCAAATAGCTATTGATGGGCCAGCCTCGGCAGGAAAGAGTACTGTAGCAAAAATTTTAGCAAAGCAGCTTGGGTTTGTTTATTGTGATACGGGAGCTATGTATCGTTCTTTAACACTTGCTGCGCTACAAAAGGAAATTCCTTTAGAGGATGAAGAAGCTTTATTAAATCTACTCAATCATTTAGAGATTACATTTAAACAACTCGCTGATGGTCAACATGTCTATTTAAATGATGAAGACGTAACGTTAGCGATTCGAAGCATTGAAGTCACGAAATCTGTCTCTGAAGTATCTGCTTTTAAGCAAATTCGTGAAGAAATGGTTAAAAGACAAAAAACGTTCTCACTATCTGATAGCATTATAATGGATGGTCGTGATATTGGAACAGTTGTTTTGCCAAATGCAGATTTAAAAATTTTTCTTGTCGCAAGCGTTGAGGAACGAGCAGAAAGACGTTTTAAAGAAAATCAAGCTAAAGGGATTCCGGCAGATTTTGACGAAATAAAAAAAGATATCGCTTGGCGAGACAACTACGATTCAACAAGAAAAAATTCACCACTTGTTCAAGCTAAAGACGCGGTTTTACTTGATACAACAGGTTTAAGTATCAACGATGTGGTGAATAAAATATTAGATTTAGCGAAAGATCTGATTTAA
- a CDS encoding LysM peptidoglycan-binding domain-containing protein, with translation MDKNNKDTEKKDQKNEQEPWEQPIYDDDDEASRANRRTKGEGRNWYMITLITLLFLVVIVTTFAILYWNVNAKMNTKKPEVESSMVVKKESSTSESSTESSSTTESTSSSTTSSSTTTTPSTTETSSTFADVERPVDQAQQQNNGQANTTSPNANAATGSEVIVGQGGNVNLYRIAINNGMTVDELLQLNPGVNPQALQDGQAIRIK, from the coding sequence GTGGATAAAAATAATAAAGATACAGAAAAGAAAGATCAAAAAAACGAGCAAGAACCTTGGGAACAGCCAATATACGATGACGATGATGAAGCGTCACGTGCAAACCGCCGAACAAAGGGTGAAGGTCGCAATTGGTACATGATCACGTTAATTACGCTACTGTTTTTGGTTGTTATTGTGACAACTTTTGCTATTCTCTATTGGAATGTTAATGCAAAAATGAACACGAAAAAACCAGAAGTTGAAAGTTCAATGGTTGTTAAAAAAGAATCAAGCACATCGGAATCAAGTACAGAATCATCATCAACAACTGAGTCGACATCAAGTAGTACTACGAGCTCAAGTACAACTACAACACCTTCAACAACTGAAACATCAAGTACTTTTGCTGATGTTGAACGTCCTGTTGATCAAGCACAACAACAAAATAATGGACAAGCTAATACAACAAGCCCTAATGCTAATGCGGCGACTGGTAGCGAAGTTATTGTAGGACAAGGTGGTAATGTTAATTTATATCGTATTGCAATTAATAACGGTATGACTGTAGATGAGTTACTTCAATTAAATCCGGGAGTAAATCCACAAGCATTACAAGATGGACAAGCAATTCGGATTAAATAG
- a CDS encoding RecQ family ATP-dependent DNA helicase: MVNNLEQLLYEKYGFTSFKPGQEETIKAALAGENTLAVLPTGTGKSLIYQFTSDCLAGQTIIVSPLISLMEDQVNQLRQLGEKSVVAINSQLSFFEKNFVLSHISDYKYIFLSPETLVQETVIQHLKTCHISLFVVDEAHCISQWGNDFRPDYLHLYHIIQELQEPLVMGLTATATETVLEDISKQLFKHRPYKLIQLSVDRPNIYYSVISVEDKLDYLTNFLSTHDAPGIIYFSSKKEAEKIAAALNQVCPFQVAAYHGGMSPHDRINLQQQFINDDIRVLCATNAFGMGINKTNIRFVIHYHLPDSLENYTQEVGRAGRDGKQSVAILLYNAGDERLHLFLQDETYHQKADLLFLKNKTDSELEQYLPQLNDLQVKWYNQLKKNNWDWETFDAYLALKKHQQSYRLYDILQFITGQTCRRKSLLTYFNQVDKYDIIIPCCDICQAKMPTINYHQPIKEDQGLTNSKEILKKLFLL; encoded by the coding sequence ATGGTGAATAACTTAGAGCAATTATTATATGAAAAATATGGCTTTACCAGCTTTAAACCCGGTCAGGAAGAAACAATTAAAGCGGCTTTAGCTGGTGAGAATACGCTCGCAGTTTTACCAACTGGAACGGGTAAATCCTTGATCTACCAATTTACAAGTGATTGTCTAGCGGGACAAACAATCATTGTTTCGCCACTTATTTCTCTAATGGAAGATCAGGTTAATCAGCTACGTCAACTTGGTGAAAAGTCAGTCGTAGCGATTAATAGTCAATTAAGTTTTTTTGAAAAAAATTTTGTGTTATCACATATTTCAGACTATAAGTATATCTTTTTAAGCCCTGAAACTTTAGTGCAAGAGACAGTAATTCAACATTTAAAAACTTGTCATATTTCGTTGTTTGTTGTCGATGAAGCACATTGTATTTCACAATGGGGGAATGATTTCCGCCCCGATTACTTGCATCTTTACCATATTATTCAAGAACTACAAGAACCACTTGTAATGGGACTGACAGCAACAGCAACCGAAACAGTTTTAGAGGATATCTCTAAACAATTATTTAAACATCGTCCATATAAACTTATTCAATTATCAGTTGATCGTCCGAACATTTACTATTCAGTGATATCAGTGGAGGATAAACTAGACTATTTAACGAATTTTCTATCGACTCATGATGCCCCAGGTATTATCTATTTTTCGAGTAAAAAAGAGGCTGAAAAAATTGCTGCTGCTCTAAATCAGGTCTGTCCCTTTCAAGTAGCAGCGTACCACGGTGGCATGAGTCCCCATGACCGCATTAATTTACAACAACAATTTATTAATGACGATATTCGAGTGCTATGTGCAACGAACGCTTTTGGGATGGGAATCAACAAAACTAATATTCGTTTTGTGATACATTATCACTTGCCGGATAGTCTTGAAAACTATACTCAAGAGGTCGGGCGTGCAGGACGGGATGGTAAACAAAGTGTGGCTATTTTACTTTACAATGCGGGTGATGAACGACTACATTTATTTTTACAAGATGAAACATATCATCAAAAAGCAGATTTATTATTTTTAAAAAATAAAACGGATAGTGAGTTAGAACAATATCTACCGCAGTTAAATGATTTACAAGTTAAATGGTACAATCAATTGAAAAAAAATAATTGGGATTGGGAAACATTTGATGCCTATTTAGCATTAAAAAAACACCAACAATCGTATCGCTTATATGATATTTTACAATTTATCACCGGACAAACCTGTCGAAGGAAAAGTTTGTTGACATATTTCAATCAAGTTGATAAATATGATATAATTATTCCGTGTTGTGATATATGTCAAGCGAAAATGCCAACTATTAACTATCACCAACCTATAAAAGAGGATCAGGGACTAACTAATTCTAAAGAAATACTGAAAAAACTATTTTTGTTGTAA
- a CDS encoding helix-turn-helix domain-containing protein translates to MKYFILSCFKHGYTVRYSTLYHLLTGKKTASVLVYGYFYAVLDYFKLFPKLDESQFNQYIMELSRNQLLQLNEQHVTITPKGLDLLTSSGYKQLELSHLSSLTYHRLDNRFWQRLVLTTQVYSEQAYGHTMYLPVETSPFRLVVFKKWYQSQNKMTAIAFRDELVSLMSTIGELESYILVSQFSGHKHTGQTMTQLASELETTQLAVYLEFKNRLHQLLTLITKNQINFPVLTNILTDEASYLPVDTVDKTAEIYQRTQSLSDIAKIRGLRESTISDHLIELAISSNQESDILKIYPFGHLDELNHFSKETVVDCRNWDYQQLRQKINGLSFNEFRLYQIKQIKEGKYGE, encoded by the coding sequence ATGAAATACTTTATTCTTTCATGTTTTAAACATGGTTATACAGTTCGATATAGTACATTGTATCATTTATTAACTGGGAAAAAAACTGCTTCTGTCTTGGTCTACGGCTATTTTTACGCTGTACTAGATTACTTTAAGTTGTTTCCTAAGTTAGATGAGTCACAATTTAATCAATATATTATGGAATTGAGTCGAAATCAATTGTTGCAACTAAATGAACAGCATGTCACCATTACGCCTAAAGGTCTTGATCTGTTAACATCATCTGGGTATAAACAGTTGGAACTATCTCATTTATCTAGTCTTACTTATCACCGTCTAGATAATCGATTTTGGCAACGCTTAGTGTTAACAACACAAGTCTATTCCGAACAAGCTTATGGTCATACCATGTATTTACCAGTTGAGACTAGCCCTTTTCGTCTGGTTGTTTTTAAAAAATGGTATCAGAGCCAAAATAAAATGACAGCTATCGCCTTTCGAGATGAGTTAGTTTCATTAATGTCAACTATTGGCGAACTTGAAAGCTATATTTTAGTTAGTCAATTTTCAGGTCACAAGCACACTGGTCAGACCATGACTCAATTAGCGAGTGAATTAGAAACGACTCAATTAGCAGTATATTTAGAATTTAAAAATCGGCTACATCAATTATTAACGCTGATTACTAAAAATCAGATAAACTTTCCTGTACTGACAAATATATTAACAGATGAAGCTAGTTATTTGCCAGTTGATACTGTGGATAAAACAGCTGAAATTTATCAGCGAACGCAATCGTTGTCTGACATTGCAAAAATTAGAGGGCTGAGAGAGAGTACAATCAGTGATCACTTAATTGAACTAGCGATTTCTTCCAATCAAGAGAGCGATATCTTGAAAATTTACCCGTTTGGTCATTTAGATGAGCTAAATCATTTTTCAAAAGAGACGGTTGTTGATTGTCGAAACTGGGACTATCAACAACTTCGACAAAAAATTAATGGATTAAGTTTTAATGAATTTCGCTTGTATCAAATAAAACAAATTAAAGAAGGAAAATATGGTGAATAA
- a CDS encoding ferredoxin, producing the protein MLCQIIPEKCIACGLCQIKAPERFDYYDNGIVKFKETDALSLTIPGTKQTIPADILEAYRHCPTRAILLSEDTKK; encoded by the coding sequence ATGTTATGTCAAATTATACCAGAAAAATGTATTGCGTGTGGACTCTGCCAAATCAAGGCACCTGAGCGCTTTGACTATTATGACAACGGAATTGTTAAATTTAAAGAAACAGATGCCTTATCACTAACTATTCCTGGTACAAAACAAACGATACCAGCTGATATCCTTGAGGCTTATCGCCACTGTCCAACACGAGCTATTCTGTTATCTGAAGATACGAAAAAATAA